A stretch of Rhododendron vialii isolate Sample 1 chromosome 4a, ASM3025357v1 DNA encodes these proteins:
- the LOC131323263 gene encoding probable sodium/metabolite cotransporter BASS2, chloroplastic produces MSPSICLISPFTTPPQTFHRIPLFRPIKPPTVSAPQDLSKPRPVRSVVRNSVHPPVSVAKPRWENVLSAAASLYPAYVTVGGVVACLRPSTFSWFVERGPTSYSLSLGFIMLAMGLTLELKDFFSLFMQRPLSILFGCAAQYTIMPTLGLIISKSLGLPPSVSVGLILLSCCPGGTASNVVTLIAQGDVPLSIVMTVCTTLGAVLLTPLLTKILAGTYVPVDAVKLSISTLQVVVAPILLGSYAQSTFPAVVKVVTPFAPLLAVLTSSLLACSVFSETVVRLKSSMLASSLSSEASPLLRAQEILSGELGVIILSVLLLHFAGFFVGYISAAIVGFKEPQRRAISIEVGMQNSSLGVVLATAHFTSSMVALPAAMSAVIMNIMGSSLGFFWQFIDPSDSQTSTNVDDK; encoded by the exons atgtcACCCTCAATTTGCCTCATCAGTCCCTTCACTACACCCCCACAAACTTTCCACCGCATTCCCCTCTTCAGACCCATCAAACCCCCCACCGTTTCCGCTCCCCAAGATCTCTCAAAGCCGCGCCCCGTCAGATCCGTCGTCAGAAATTCCGTCCACCCACCTGTTTCTGTAGCAAAACCCAGATGGGAAAACGTGCTCTCCGCCGCAGCGAGCCTGTACCCGGCCTATGTGACCGTTGGAGGGGTTGTTGCTTGTTTGAGACCCTCCACTTTTTCGTGGTTCGTGGAGAGAGGACCGACGTCGTATAGCTTGTCGCTCGGGTTTATAATGTTGGCTATGGGTCTGACTTTGGAGCTCAAGGACTTCTTCAGCTTGTTCATGCAAAGGCCTCTTTCT ATACTTTTTGGGTGTGCTGCTCAGTATACAATTATGCCAACTCTTGGATTGATAATTAGCAAATCCTTGGGGCTTCCTCCCTCTGTTTCAGTTGGTTTAATATTGCTTTCATGTTGCCCTGGAGGTACTGCATCCAATGTG GTGACCTTGATTGCTCAAGGCGATGTTCCATTATCAATTGTAATGACTGTTTGTACCACGCTTGGAGCAGTGCTTCTTACTCCTCTTTTGACTAAAATCCTGGCTGGCACATACGTACCTGTTGATGCTGTTAAGCTTTCCATCAGCACCCTTCAG GTGGTTGTTGCTCCGATTCTACTAGGTTCTTATGCACAGAGTACATTTCCTGCAGTTGTGAAAGTTGTAACACCTTTTGCTCCACTACTTGCTGTTCTAACTTCATCGCTGCTTGCGTGCAG TGTATTCTCAGAGACTGTTGTTCGCCTGAAATCCTCTATGCTTGCTTCATCATTATCATCTGAAGCATCACCTCTTCTTCGTGCTCAAGAAATTCTTTCTGGTGAACTTGGGGTCATTATACTTTCCGTGCTTTTATTGCACTTTGCAGGATTCTTTGTCGG GTACATATCGGCAGCTATTGTTGGATTTAAGGAGCCACAACGACGGGCAATTTCAATTGAG GTTGGCATGCAAAATTCTTCACTAGGTGTGGTTTTGGCGACTGCCCATTTCACCTCATCGATGGTTGCATTACCCGCTGCCATGTCTGCTGTGATTATGAACATTATGGGTAGTAGTTTGGGTTTCTTTTGGCAGTTCATCGATCCTTCTGATTCACAAACTTCTACCAATGTTGATGACAAGTGA
- the LOC131323529 gene encoding uncharacterized protein LOC131323529 has translation MAVLLGMTLFVARMVLVALIGWVTSCLSVADEIAISLRSGGIGPFHVG, from the coding sequence ATGGCAGTGCTGTTGGGTATGACCCTTTTCGTGGCTAGAATGGTGTTGGTGGCCCTAATTGGGTGGGTCACATCATGCTTGTCTGTGGCAGATGAGATCGCTATCTCCCTCCGATCCGGTGGTATAGGTCCTTTTCATGTTGGTTGA